In one window of Gossypium arboreum isolate Shixiya-1 chromosome 4, ASM2569848v2, whole genome shotgun sequence DNA:
- the LOC108457721 gene encoding vacuolar protein sorting-associated protein 24 homolog 1-like isoform X2 codes for MGSAKALAKEIVISRKAVNRLYENKAQLNSISMHLGESVAIARTVGHLSKSAEVMKLVNNLMKAPQMAATMQEFSKEMTKAGVIEEIVNDAVDTALDSEDIEEETEEEVDKVLSEIAGETAAQLPEAVRKERVRVPTQRETTSHQEEAIAEGADDEEELEEIRARLARVRS; via the exons ATGGGGTCTGCTAAG GCACTTGCAAAAGAAATTGTAATATCAAGAAAAGCTGTGAACCGTCTATATGAGAATAAGGCACAGCTTAATTCAATATCCATGCACCTCGGAGAAAGTGTTG CAATTGCTCGTACTGTCGGTCATCTTTCCAAGAGTGCTGAAGTCATGAAACTTGTAAACAACCTCATGAAAGCTCCACAAATGGCTGCCACAATGCAAGAATTTAGCAAAGAAATGACCAAG GCTGGGGTGATTGAAGAAATAGTAAATGATGCTGTTGACACGGCATTGGACTCAGAAGATATAGAAGAAGAGACAGAAGAAGAAGTGGATAAGGTTCTTTCAGAAATAGCTGGTGAAACTGCTGCACAGCTTCCTGAAGCTGTTCGGAAGGAAAGAGTGAGGGTACCTACCCAAAGAGAAACCACTTCACATCAA GAAGAAGCAATTGCAGAGGGTGCAGATGATGAGGAAGAGTTGGAAGAGATAAGGGCGCGACTCGCTCGAGTTAGATCGTAA
- the LOC108457721 gene encoding vacuolar protein sorting-associated protein 24 homolog 1-like isoform X1 translates to MDKFKNMLKPKPNPQQLLRDWQRKLRQECRNIERQIRDVQREEKSVQKAIREAAKRNDMGSAKALAKEIVISRKAVNRLYENKAQLNSISMHLGESVAIARTVGHLSKSAEVMKLVNNLMKAPQMAATMQEFSKEMTKAGVIEEIVNDAVDTALDSEDIEEETEEEVDKVLSEIAGETAAQLPEAVRKERVRVPTQRETTSHQEEAIAEGADDEEELEEIRARLARVRS, encoded by the exons ATGGATAAATTTAAGAATATGTTGAAACCCAAGCCGAACCCACAGCAATTACTAAGAGATTGGCAAAGAAAGCTTCGTCAAGAGTGTCGTAACATTGAACGCCAAATCAGAG ATGTTCAGAGAGAGGAGAAAAGTGTACAAAAAGCAATTAGAGAAGCTGCCAAGAGAAATGACATGGGGTCTGCTAAG GCACTTGCAAAAGAAATTGTAATATCAAGAAAAGCTGTGAACCGTCTATATGAGAATAAGGCACAGCTTAATTCAATATCCATGCACCTCGGAGAAAGTGTTG CAATTGCTCGTACTGTCGGTCATCTTTCCAAGAGTGCTGAAGTCATGAAACTTGTAAACAACCTCATGAAAGCTCCACAAATGGCTGCCACAATGCAAGAATTTAGCAAAGAAATGACCAAG GCTGGGGTGATTGAAGAAATAGTAAATGATGCTGTTGACACGGCATTGGACTCAGAAGATATAGAAGAAGAGACAGAAGAAGAAGTGGATAAGGTTCTTTCAGAAATAGCTGGTGAAACTGCTGCACAGCTTCCTGAAGCTGTTCGGAAGGAAAGAGTGAGGGTACCTACCCAAAGAGAAACCACTTCACATCAA GAAGAAGCAATTGCAGAGGGTGCAGATGATGAGGAAGAGTTGGAAGAGATAAGGGCGCGACTCGCTCGAGTTAGATCGTAA
- the LOC108458993 gene encoding stemmadenine O-acetyltransferase-like — MMKFDAQILSEEIIRPSSPEIHQKEPFKLCVFDQLTPTTYVPVIVFYARTDNNTTNILTQLKKSLSEALNILYPSGRIFSNMFLHDFDAGVPFSSVRIGCRLSEFLRHHQIETLNNLLPCPPFCKESNHQGPLLVCQVTMFACGGIALGICASHKITDAKTGFILGFVWSTICQGYHPEIRFPALSKASLIFPPKNPMPKNYIIMMENLWFTEGNFITRTFVFNEEAIAVLKDMAKGEVETTPTRTEAVSGFIWKCSMAASRAIQGTSKPSIVVQAVNMRPKGKLTTLDGSVGNVFWWASALSNAAETGTELSTLVELMSQSIAVFDDEYMRSVQGEQGFEAIAEHLNQLELLFSFEKPDIFAFTNWINTDFHKLDFEWGQPSSFALLAK, encoded by the coding sequence atgatgaaGTTTGACGCTCAGATTCTTTCAGAAGAAATCATCAGACCATCTTCCCCAGAAATTCATCAAAAAGAACCCTTCAAACTCTGTGTATTTGATCAGCTAACTCCCACCACTTACGTTCCAGTCATAGTATTTTATGCCCGGACTGATAACAACACCACCAATATTTTGACTCAGCTGAAGAAATCTCTTTCAGAAGCCCTAAACATCTTATATCCCTCTGGGAGAATCTTTAGTAACATGTTCCTCCATGATTTCGACGCCGGTGTTCCGTTTTCATCGGTTCGAATTGGTTGTCGATTATCCGAGTTTCTCAGGCATCATCAAATTGAGACCTTGAACAACTTGCTCCCATGCCCTCCTTTCTGCAAGGAATCAAATCATCAGGGTCCTCTCTTGGTTTGTCAAGTCACCATGTTTGCATGTGGGGGAATAGCTTTAGGCATCTGCGCCTCACATAAAATCACTGACGCCAAAACAGGCTTCATTTTAGGCTTTGTTTGGAGCACAATCTGCCAAGGATACCACCCTGAAATTAGATTTCCTGCCTTATCTAAGGCATCCTTGATCTTTCCACCTAAAAATCCAATGCCCAAGAATTACATAATCATGATGGAAAACTTATGGTTCACTGAAGGTAATTTTATTACACGGACATTTGTGTTTAATGAGGAAGCAATAGCCGTCCTAAAGGACATGGCAAAAGGGGAAGTCGAGACTACACCGACACGAACCGAAGCTGTCTCGGGTTTCATCTGGAAATGTTCAATGGCGGCATCCAGGGCGATACAAGGAACCTCGAAACCATCCATTGTGGTCCAAGCGGTGAACATGAGGCCAAAAGGGAAGCTTACGACATTAGATGGTTCGGTTGGGAATGTATTCTGGTGGGCGAGTGCACTCTCGAATGCAGCCGAGACAGGCACCGAGTTATCCACATTGGTCGAGTTGATGAGTCAATCCATTGCTGTTTTCGACGATGAATACATGAGATCCGTCCAAGGTGAACAAGGGTTTGAAGCCATCGCTGAGCACTTGAACCAGCTGGAGCTGTTGTTTTCCTTTGAAAAACCTGATATTTTCGCCTTCACCAACTGGATCAATACCGATTTTCACAAACTAGATTTCGAATGGGGGCAACCTTCTTCATTTGCATTACTGGCAAAGTaa
- the LOC108457721 gene encoding vacuolar protein sorting-associated protein 24 homolog 1-like isoform X3 yields the protein MHLGESVAIARTVGHLSKSAEVMKLVNNLMKAPQMAATMQEFSKEMTKAGVIEEIVNDAVDTALDSEDIEEETEEEVDKVLSEIAGETAAQLPEAVRKERVRVPTQRETTSHQEEAIAEGADDEEELEEIRARLARVRS from the exons ATGCACCTCGGAGAAAGTGTTG CAATTGCTCGTACTGTCGGTCATCTTTCCAAGAGTGCTGAAGTCATGAAACTTGTAAACAACCTCATGAAAGCTCCACAAATGGCTGCCACAATGCAAGAATTTAGCAAAGAAATGACCAAG GCTGGGGTGATTGAAGAAATAGTAAATGATGCTGTTGACACGGCATTGGACTCAGAAGATATAGAAGAAGAGACAGAAGAAGAAGTGGATAAGGTTCTTTCAGAAATAGCTGGTGAAACTGCTGCACAGCTTCCTGAAGCTGTTCGGAAGGAAAGAGTGAGGGTACCTACCCAAAGAGAAACCACTTCACATCAA GAAGAAGCAATTGCAGAGGGTGCAGATGATGAGGAAGAGTTGGAAGAGATAAGGGCGCGACTCGCTCGAGTTAGATCGTAA
- the LOC108458994 gene encoding stemmadenine O-acetyltransferase-like — translation MMKFEAQILSKEIIKPSSPEIHQKEPFKLCVFDQLTPTTYVPIIVFNSHPKGHDKRGSRDHTDTNRSYLGFHLEMFNGGIQGDTRNLETNIVVQVVKMRSKGKLTTLDGSIGNVFWLASALSNPAETGTELSTLVELMSQSIAAIDDEYMRSVQGEQGFEAIAEHLNQLELLFSFEKPDIFAFTSWINTHFDKLDFGWGQPCSWAILGKAGQFGNLTILVETKYGKGIEAWITLDETRMYALQKDHEFLNFASPDLQISSL, via the exons atgatgaaGTTTGAGGCTCAGATTCTTTCAAAAGAAATCATCAAACCATCTTCCCCAGAAATTCATCAAAAAGAACCCTTCAAACTCTGTGTATTTGATCAGCTAACTCCCACCACTTATGTTCCAATCATAGTATT CAATAGCCATCCTAAAGGACATGACAAAAGGGGAAGTCGTGACCACACCGACACGAACCGTAGCTATCTCGGCTTTCATCTGGAAATGTTCAATGGCGGCATCCAGGGCGATACAAGGAACCTTGAAACCAATATTGTAGTCCAAGTGGTGAAAATGAGGTCAAAAGGGAAGCTTACGACATTAGATGGTTCGATTGGGAATGTGTTTTGGTTGGCGAGTGCACTCTCGAATCCAGCCGAGACAGGCACCGAGTTATCCACATTGGTCGAGTTGATGAGTCAATCCATTGCTGCTATCGACGACGAATACATGAGATCCGTCCAAGGTGAACAAGGGTTTGAAGCCATCGCTGAGCACTTGAACCAGCTGGAGCTGTTGTTTTCCTTTGAAAAACCTGATATTTTCGCCTTCACCAGCTGGATCAACACTCATTTTGACAAACTAGATTTCGGATGGGGGCAACCTTGTTCATGGGCAATACTGGGAAAAGCAGGGCAATTTGGAAACTTAACTATTCTCGTTGAAACCAAATATGGGAAAGGAATAGAAGCTTGGATAACCTTAGATGAAACCAGAATGTATGCACTACAAAAAGATCATGAATTCCTAAACTTTGCTTCTCCAGATCTCCAGATTTCAAGCTTGTGA